TTTGTCACGGACACGCTTTCCACGTTTAGACACATTTTTAACCTTCGCTGCGTCTGGAAAATTCAGCATCCTTCTATTAAAAGTTTTACTAGCTGAACCATACTAGGTAGGTACATGCAAAAGCTATGTTCAAGCAAGAGAACATATCCGGATATATTGGAGATGATGAGAAACGATGAAAACTGAAGGAAAGTTGCTCGATGGCCTCGGCGAACTACCCGCTTTTCTAGTTGTTCCTGTAACAGTTGGTCGAAATTAAGGGCGGCTGCTGCGTTTTTGAAGCAGAAAAACCAGAGAATCATGAGTTGCGACCGCATAATTACTGATTTAGATGACACTTTAATGCAAAATTGAAAGATTTAAAGTGGTTCCAGCTTTTCTAGGCTATTCATGTATTTAGTTAAGACCTTAGGAATAAGAACTGACCCGTCTTTTTGTTGGTATTGTTCTAAGACTGCCAGCATTGTTCTGCTTGTAGCTATGGCCGTATTGTTTATTGTGTGAACATAACCTTTAGGCGCCTGTCCTTCCTTCTCTCGATAGCGAATGTTTAAACGTCTTGCTTGATAATCTGTGCAATTCGAATTGGAACCAATTTCTCTGTAAACACCATCAGCCATCCAAACATTAATATCATACTTTTTAGCCGCCAAAATCCCAATGTCACCGGTGCAAACGTTCACTACCTTATAATGCAGCCCCAACGCTTGATACAGCTCTTCCGCGTTCTTCTGCAATTCTTCGTGGAAACTCCACGAGTTCTTTGGGAGACACAAAATAAACTGTTCAACTTTATTGAACTGGTGCATCCTAAACAATCCTTTAGTATATTTGCCGTGAGCGCCCACCTCCTTTCTAAAACAGGAGCTCACACCAACCAACTTAATTGGCAAATCATCCTTAAGCAAAACTTCATCCATAAACATGGCCGCTAGAGGATGCTCAGCCGTAGCAATCATGTACAAATCTTCGTTTTCAACCTTATACATAACATTCTCAAAATCCGCCAAATCGGTTACACCTTCGTATGGTTTCCGCCTTAGCATAAAAGGCGGCTCAATAAGCTGATACCCTTCCTTAAGCATGAAATCGATGGCAAATCGTTGCAGAGCTAAGTCTAGCAAAACTAAATCGCCTTTAAGATAGAAAAAGCCATGACCAGCAACTTTGGCGCCTCTTTCGTCGTCAATCAACTCTAAACCTTTTGCAATTTCTAAATGGTTTTTTGGTTTGAAATCAAATTTTGGAGGTCTAGCCCACACTTTAACCTCTACGTTGTCATTTTCGTCTTTTCCAATAGGTACTGATTCGTGCAAAATGTTAGGTAGCCTCATTAGAATGTGGTCAGCATTCTGTTTGCATCTCTCCCCTTGCTGCTGTAAAGCAACAATTTCGTTGTCCAACTTGCGACCTCGCTCGATTTGTTTCTCGATTGGTCTTCCAACATTTTTCAAAGAAGCTATCTCATTCGTGATTTTTCGCCTTTCATACCTAAGCTTATTAGCCTTGGTTAAGAGGTGACGCCACTCGTGGTCATGTTTGATCAAGTCCTCTAACATTTGGAGCTTCTCAGCGTCGCGCCGCTTCTTCAAATTTTGCCTTACAATTTCCGGGCGTTCACGAATTAGTTTAATATCCAGCAAGGCTATCCAACGTCCCTACAATGAATTTAGCTATTTAGCTTTATGTAGCTACTTTTCGCAACTAAATAACTTTTTTACATGCATTTCCTGGAGACAACACAGAAAATCGAAAATCTAAGGCTATGGTCTCAATATCTTACTTGCTTACATGATAAGGCTTCCTGCAAGCCTAGATCTGAAAGCATAATATGAAATTGGTAGCGTAGAATTTCGCGCGTGGGATTCTTAGCTTCAGTACGAATTGCAAAATTACACACTTGCTGAACGGCATATGCTTGATGTGTTTTCTAACTAAATGTTAATACAATCAAAGTGTTAGAGGGTAAGCGAGGTCTTATAGTTTAATGAAATTCTCTAAGCAGCTAGGCATCTTTCTGATATTGATTGGCGTTGCTACTTCTCTGATAATTGTGGGAGAACTCAGCGGCGAGTTTGGAAAAATAAGGCAACTGTCATCTAAACCTCAAAGAGTTTTGAGTATAACTAGAGGTGAATTCATCTCCCTAAACAACAGTGTCCTTTTCGGATTCGACGTTGACGGCGAAGGAAAGGACGTTCTCAGAGTGAAGTGGCTACGAACCAAACTTTTAGTTGGCACGAGCCAATCGAAAATGGGAAAAGAATTTTTGGAAGCGAGAGCTTCATGTTGGACACAACACTATGCTCATTTGAAATCGATGTCACTGTAGAGTCTTACGACAAGCAGACACTCAAAATCGTGGACAACACCAAGCCAGCCAGCTAGATTTGGTGCCTAAACTATAGCTTCGACGCCTTCACAGCCTCAAAGGTTTTTTCTGCCACCGATATGCAAGCCAACAAATCGTCTAAAGTTGCTATGAAAGTTCCTAACGGCTTCTCGCAACACACTACAGCCAACAAACGGCAATCATTCCTTATCATCTCGATGCTCAAGCCTAAAGGCACTTCAACGTTGTCGGGCGAAACCGCTTTGACAACCGCCTTCGCCTCTTGTTCAGTTTCATAAACAAAAGAAAGCTTAGCTTCCAGCTTCAATTTGCTCCAACCATTTCTTAACCAGCCCGTCCACCAACTCAACGAAAGCATCTACATCCTTTATTGGAACCTGAGCCCCCGCAGCAATGTCGTGCCCGCCGCCGCTACCCCCAAACTTTTCTGCAGCCAGACGCATGATCTCACCCAAGTCTAACCCTTTATTCGTGAGCACATCCAAAGTTCTAGCCGAAACCTTCACCACCTCATCATCAGCAATGGCATAAGCAATAATAGGCTTCTCCAGCTTTGGCAAACTAGTTGAAAGAATAGAAGAAAGAGTGCCGATTACCTTCTCGTTTATAAAGTCTCCACCACGAACCACATATATACTCTCCAACTCGTCAATGCGCCCAGGCTCTTCCATCAACCAGCTCAAATACTTGGTAATAGTCCGCCTATAGTCTCCCAAAACTGTTTCAGCTTGTTCCAAAG
Above is a window of Candidatus Bathyarchaeota archaeon DNA encoding:
- the serS gene encoding serine--tRNA ligase — encoded protein: MLDIKLIRERPEIVRQNLKKRRDAEKLQMLEDLIKHDHEWRHLLTKANKLRYERRKITNEIASLKNVGRPIEKQIERGRKLDNEIVALQQQGERCKQNADHILMRLPNILHESVPIGKDENDNVEVKVWARPPKFDFKPKNHLEIAKGLELIDDERGAKVAGHGFFYLKGDLVLLDLALQRFAIDFMLKEGYQLIEPPFMLRRKPYEGVTDLADFENVMYKVENEDLYMIATAEHPLAAMFMDEVLLKDDLPIKLVGVSSCFRKEVGAHGKYTKGLFRMHQFNKVEQFILCLPKNSWSFHEELQKNAEELYQALGLHYKVVNVCTGDIGILAAKKYDINVWMADGVYREIGSNSNCTDYQARRLNIRYREKEGQAPKGYVHTINNTAIATSRTMLAVLEQYQQKDGSVLIPKVLTKYMNSLEKLEPL
- a CDS encoding KEOPS complex subunit Pcc1, which gives rise to MKLEAKLSFVYETEQEAKAVVKAVSPDNVEVPLGLSIEMIRNDCRLLAVVCCEKPLGTFIATLDDLLACISVAEKTFEAVKASKL